The proteins below come from a single Aegilops tauschii subsp. strangulata cultivar AL8/78 chromosome 6, Aet v6.0, whole genome shotgun sequence genomic window:
- the LOC109784433 gene encoding protein PECTIC ARABINOGALACTAN SYNTHESIS-RELATED, protein MAELRHSTAAAAARASNSPAKRDSDASSASSPFASTSAARGRDDDGKDAHRSSPLLPHHHHHKQLLPSPLRSLLALEDPRPPTASLSYRILLAVLALLLLAALFSAPSLWSSFNAPYLCQKEGITLHCPQTKEPLSLWENPRAATASWKPCAERRSDEPSDVPPENETSGYIFIHAEGGLNQQRIAICNAVAIAKIMEATLILPVLKQDQIWKDQTKFEDIFDVDHFINYLKDDVRIVRDIPDWFTEKDELFTSIKRTVKNIPKYASAQFYIDNVLPRIKEKTIMSIKPFVDRLGYDNVPMEINRLRCRVNYHALKFLPDIEEMADKLATKMRNRTSSGNPYMALHLRYEKGMVGLSFCDFAGTREEKVMMAAYRQKEWPRRFKNGSHLWPLALQKRKEGRCPLEPGEIAVILRALGYTRETQIYVASGQVYGGKNRMAPLRNMFPNLVTKEELASTAEMEHFRKHVTSLAALDFLVCLKSDVFVMTHGGNFAKLIMGARRYSGRHRLKSIKPDKGLMSKSLGDPYLAWASFAEDVVISHQARAGLPEPTFPGYDLWENPLTPCMCRA, encoded by the exons ATGGCGGAGCTTCGGCactcgacggcggcggcggccgcccGCGCATCCAACTCTCCGGCAAAGCGCGACTCCGACGCGTCCTCCGCCTCCTCCCCATTCGCTTCCAcctccgccgcccgcggccgcgACGACGACGGCAAGGACGCCCATCGCTCCTCACCTCTCCTCCCGCACCACCATCACCACAAGCAGCTCCTTCCGTCCCCCCTCCGCTCCCTCCTCGCCCTTGAGGACCCGAGGCCCCCGACCGCCTCCCTCTCCTACCGGATCTTGCTCGCCGTCCTCGCGCTCCTCCTGCTCGCGGCCCTCTTCTCCGCGCCCTCCCTCTGGTCCAGCTTC AACGCGCCCTACTTGTGCCAGAAGGAGGGGATCACGCTGCATTGCCCTCAG ACGAAGGAGCCTCTCTCACTGTGGGAGAACCCACGTGCTGCCACCGCGTCCTGGAAGCCCTGCGCAGAGCGTCGAAGCGATGAGCCCTCAG ATGTCCCACCTGAGAACGAAACCTCTGGGTATATTTTTATTCATGCCGAGGGTGGACTGAACCAGCAAAGAATAGCT ATATGTAATGCTGTTGCAATTGCTAAGATAATGGAAGCAACACTTATTTTGCCAGTTCTGAAGCAGGACCAAATATGGAAAGACCAGAC TAAATTTGAAGATATCTTTGATGTGGATCATTTTATAAACTATCTGAAGGACGACGTACGAATTGTCCGAGACATCCCTGACTGGTTCACAGAAAAAGATGAACTCTTCACCAGTATAAA GCGTACTGTGAAGAACATCCCAAAGTATGCATCTGCACAGTTTTACATTGATAATGTACTTCCAAGGATCAAAGAGAAAACAATAATGTCTATTAAGCCATTTGTCGACAGGTTGGG GTATGACAATGTTCCGATGGAGATTAACCGACTAAGATGCAGAGTTAATTATCACGCCTTAAAGTTCCTACCTGATATTGAAGAAATGGCGGATAAGCTGGCAACAAAGATGAGGAACCGAACTAGTAGCGGGAATCCGTACAT GGCCCTTCATCTGAGATATGAGAAAGGAATGGTGGGCCTGTCCTTTTGTGATTTTGCTGGAACACGTGAGGAGAAAGTGATGATGGCAGCCTATAGACAGAAAGAATGGCCACGGCGCTTTAAG AATGGATCTCACCTGTGGCCATTAGCATTACAAAAGAGAAAAGAAGGGCGTTGCCCCCTTGAGCCTGGTGAGATAGCTGTGATCCTGCGAGCACTGGGATACACAAGGGAGACGCAGATATACGTTGCATCAGGGCAAGTGTACGGCGGCAAAAACAGGATGGCTCCCCTCAGGAACATGTTCCCCAACTTG GTGACCAAGGAGGAGCTGGCGAGCACGGCGGAGATGGAGCACTTCCGGAAGCACGTGACGAGCCTGGCGGCGCTGGACTTCCTGGTGTGCCTCAAGTCGGACGTGTTCGTGATGACGCATGGCGGCAACTTCGCCAAGCTCATCATGGGGGCGCGGCGCTACAGCGGGCGCCACCGGCTCAAGTCCATCAAGCCCGACAAGGGGCTCATGTCCAAGTCCCTCGGTGACCCGTACCTGGCCTGGGCCTCCTTTGCTGAGGACGTCGTCATCTCGCACCAGGCCCGGGccggcctccccgagcccacCTTCCCCGGCTACGACCTCTGGGAGAACCCCCTCACCCCCTGCATGTGCAGAGCATGA